The following nucleotide sequence is from Drosophila simulans strain w501 chromosome 3L, Prin_Dsim_3.1, whole genome shotgun sequence.
AGAGCAACGGTTGCGCTTTGTTTTGCTCATTGTCACAAATTGGCAATGGAGTGGGAAACTGCGGAGCGGGAAACTCGCTGGAAAGGTGGAAAatctgactgactgaatgcctgactgactgacagacAGTCAGTCAGCCGGTCTATCTGTCTGGCAGATGGCAATTGCACGGACAGGGGCAGGAGGTGCTGTAAATAGCTTGAGCAGAGGAGGTGGTAAGTGGGtggttggatggatgggtgggtggtttttgGTGGAATGACAGGCAACGTAATTACCCAGTGACAGGCATGAAACGTGTCTGCTCACGGGAGCCAATGTCATTTGTGCTGGCAGCACCAGCCAGCGTTATTTGttcgaaatgcgaaatgcgagCCAGTGAAAATCGCAACTCGGAGATAATGGCCGCCGTAATTGTTGGCTCCCAACCAAATTGCATGTGGCTGGTCGTACAAAAGCTGAAATGTAAATGGGTGTAAGCCGGTCTAAAACTAATAAGCGGCCTAAAACTAATTCGGCCGACCGCTATATGCGGCTATATGTGGCCATATAGCCGTGtccgtgtgtttgtgtgaacAAGAATGTGATTTGTTAACAAGATTATGGcccgccagcaacagcagccaaatcattttcatttttttgctctgtcgttgttgcattttttattttgtttacgaGTTATGCCAAAAGAACGCAGACACACATGTACACATGCACATCGGCGGGCACTGCAATTATATGGCGAATACAAAAATAGGATGCGTGCCAATTACGGACAAATTGATGTTTGTTAGGTTGTAAAACATAACAGCACAAAAAGCCCACAAAGCGTATCACTCGCATCAGATCCGTCGAATCCGTCTACCGAACTACGCGATAATCATATAGCCCGGCTATATGATATAGTATGTATATGTAGCTCCGCCTTTTGGCCGACGTAGCCGGGTTACGTGCCGAAAATTACGGGCTTCACAACCTCTGGTCACGGCTATTGGACAAATCTTGCTCCACGAGGGGTACAGTGAAAGATCGCTTTAGCGAACGCAATATAACTATCTAGGTTGCTATTATGTAGGGAACTATTATTCTGAATAGTTTTTCTTTGCATAGATCATCTGACTAAGTGAACATTTATTCAGAATAGTTTCTCTCCATATAATTTATCATAATTTATCATCATAATACTAGTATTTCCAGTCTTTTCTTGTTTCTCATAGTAAATTAGTGACCTTCCAGTTAGTTTCCTTTCAAAATagtttttcataaatataGAATTCTGACATATTTCATAAAACGTTTTTCTATCATTTTCTACCAATCTGCTTATTGAAGTAGTCCTTTCTGAACCCAAAAACACGCAGATTGTAGAGGGAACATACACCGTACTTAGTTGCCCGAATGGAAATTCACGAGTCCTCCTCCAAACTCTTGTGCTAATCACTACGAACATCCTGCACACTGCACGCAATCgagatacaaaataaaaaaagattgaAAAAAGTTGGGGAAAAAAGCAGAAGGACGTAGGAGAAAGGACGTCGAATTTACATTCGACGGGCAGCGAGGCCGAGATTCGTTCTTTATCTTGTTGTAAAATTCACCGCACACAAACTGTTGATTGTGGCTCCATAAAAATCCCATGAAAAAGGACCAAACGCAAAATAAAGCAGTAGGATTGGGGGATTGGGAGGATTTGGGGGAAACCCGAAAGTGAAAAGCGGATGAGCCGGATGTGCAGCGGAGTTCGCCTGGGTTGGGGCTTAATTTAGCTAGGAACTTCTGGATGGGGGGGCAGGAGCCAGCGAACCCACCAAGCCAAAGGACCATTATTGCAGAGGACGAATGGCGGATGATGGAGATGCCCGCACAGCCACTGGTGGGTTGAAAAAATGTGCGATAAGTGCAATGGCGAAGTGAACCGGCGGCAACTGGCGGAGTGGTGGATACAACTGGATCACCCGGTTGCACCCACTTGTCCTCCTCGTTATTGCCGGAGACGCTGTTCCCGTTCCCGGTCGaatgttgttgctttttgtggCCATGCCCTGTTTCACAACTatgttttacaatattttgaCGTTGTACTACACTGGCAGGACGAGAACGCGCAGCTCCTCGGGGGGTGAACAGTGGTAGGTTGTAGGAAAACATCAATTTGAGTTTTccgcatttttaatgaatttccaTGTTTCGCTGCTGCCACGATTTTTTTGGTTCTCGCAATTAGAAAGATAATACTACTGCAATTTTATCAAAGAGTACAAAGCATAGATAGATTAAAGGGACTTAAATTTTACATTAGTTTCAAGTTTACCCAAGAATACATAGTAATATAGATACTATTTGTTAAAATAGGTTCAGTTGAATAGGTATTTTAAGTATCGCagtcttttattttaaatagtattattattaaatattctttattaATATACCAATTAAAAAGCCATTGAATTTATGATTACGATAATGTTGGTGGCATCTGTTCTCTAAACAGAGGATTGCTTGTTTCTAATTCCAGCTATGGAGCCAGTTACGACCTGGCTGCTCGTCGCAAGAACGCCACGCGGGAATCCACGGCCACGTTGAAGGCCTGGCTGAATGAGCACAAGAAGAATCCGTATCCCACGAAGGGTGAGAAGATCATGCTGGCCATCATCACCAAGATGACCCTCACCCAGGTGTCCACTTGGTTCGCCAATGCGCGTCGGCGACTGAAGAAGGAGAACAAGATGACGTGGGAGCCCAAGAATCGCAcggatgacgatgatgacgccTTGGTGTCGGACGATGAGAAGGACAAGGAGGATCTGGAGCCGAGCAAGGGCAGCCAGGGCAGTGGCAGTTTGGCCAAAGGTATAGGATGTAAGGGGGTTTCCAAGACTAACATACTTACAGCTGCTGTTTCTTTCAACCAGATGAGACCAAAGAGGAGGACGATGCCATAGATGAGGACCAAAAGTGCCTCGGTCAGGCGAACATACTGCGTGCCGGCTTTGGTTATCCCTCAGCCGGAAGTGGTAGTGGTGGCTACCCCGGCGGAGGTGGCTCCTCCAGTGGCCACCCCGGTGGCTATCATCCgtatcatcatcagcatcccGCTTACTATCAGGCTGGCCAGCAGGGCGGTATGTTGCCATTTCATGGGGAGAACTCCAAATTGCAGACGGATCTTGGGGATCCAAAAAACCAGCTAGGCCGGGACTGTGGCGTGCCGATTCCAGCTACCAAGCCGAAGATCTGGAGTCTGGCCGACACAGTTGGCTGCAAGACACCGCCGCCGGCTTACATGGGACACCAATCgatgccgctgcagcagcagcagcagcaacagcagcagcagcaggcgcagcaccAGTATCCTCCGTCGGAGGCAGGACGAGATCAGCAGCTGTTCAATGGGGCCGCAGCTCCATACCTGAGGCCGCACACCACGGCCTACGGGGGTTTTCTAGGGGCTACGACCCAGCAGCTGCATACTACGAGCAACAGTATCCCCTACAGCAATATGcccccgcagcagcagccgcagcagcagcagcagttgcagcagggCGCTACCATCCATACTACGGGAAGTTCGAGCGGAGCAATACCGCTGCAGTTCCACAATCgtcatccgcagcagcagcagctgcagctgcagcagcaactgcagcagcaatcTCAATCCACAGCGAGTCAGCGGGCGATGGGGTTTCTCGAAGCCCAACCAGATACTCCACCCCAAACTCCGCCGAATATGAAGGTGCTGAGCGGAGCTTTGAGTCTCCTGCCTACCGCTTCTCAAGTCCCTATGACCGCTACCTGTCGCAGCAGTAACGCCTTTGGCTTCCCCGCCAGCGGTTACCCGATGAACTTCTCGGCCAGATTGGGGGAGTACTCGCCGCGTGATGACTACAGCAGcgggaacagcagcagcagcagctcctcgtCGCCGCAGCTGCAAAGGAATGAGGCCATGTTCAAGCCGCTCTTCAAGAAGTTCACCAACTAATCGGATATAGTACCATATATAGCCACTTTATGGGATCGTGCAAGAATCGGACGGATTGTGTAATATTAACTGTAGCCGTTTAGCGCGTTAAGTAACTTCAAGTTTCATTCAAGTTATGTATCTAAGAGTATCTAGAGTACCAGATCAAATGTTTCTCCTCTGACAACTGCAATGTAAGCTTAGgctaaaaacttaaaaatactAAACTTAACTAGCGCAATAAGATTGTAAACTGTGATACGTTTTTCATTGTCTAACAGACTTCACACTAAACACTTCGTCTATATGGAACACataatctaaataattttaaatcgtttaataaaattctttataatCATGAAATATCTAAAGTGTTTTCAATATGGTTTCgggaatttgattttattcgtAATGACATCTTAAGTAAGTATTTGGTTTAaatcttttcatttattatgccTAAAAGAAGTGGTTTTTCCATCTCTATCCTTTAATTTAATGACATTTTGGACAATTAGTAAGATGTACAAACATTTTCTCAATAAGAAAACAACTTTGTGGCTTGGTAATTGCCATTTTTGTACACACATTTCAGCACATTCCTCTcgttattgattttttaattattttcgtGTCGCGTTTTTTTCTCGAATTATTGCTAATTACATTTATActcatttgcattgttttaCATCAATTTATAGTTCGAACACTTGTTATAGTTCAGCGACAACTACAACTGgctttcaaaataaatatgacaGTGAACAAGcgcatttatatataacaaaCACTTCTGGCCATAATTATTTAGCTTATTGCTTAAACTTAGGacaaaaaattagaaaaacaaaGTACTTATATTTTGTACAGCATAGTTAAAAAAATCATGGCATTCTGagattttctttatatttattataagtCTTGCCTTGATTTATGctaaactttaaatatttgtacgATACccagaaattaaatttcatatatagGTGTAAGATTATAAGTAAGGTGTTCATATAGTAATCATATAGTATAATCATATAGTGATCATATAGTAAGGTGTTAAGATTATAAAGAgtattaaacaatattttaaatacataagcTTAATCAATAAGTAAGCAGATATAGATGAagcttagttttttttaatgatttgaatatttttttttattttaatttccttcTGAATcagtataatttttttggcGAGTGTAGATTTCTGCCGAATTGACGCTGAAATTGTCAAATGCTGGGGACATGGAAAATGCTGCTGTCCGCATGCGAGACAAAACCAACCCATTCCAAACGCATACCaatccaaaccaaaccaagccaaaccatAGCAAACCATTGCAAACCGAAAAGCCGGCATCTTTGGGATTGTGTTCGTGGGCTTCTACCTGAAAACGCGTTgcaattgtgtgtgtgtatggggaAGTTGGCTTTTATGGGGATAACAATTTGTAACGACTATCGCCGTTTgataaattaacatttagcAGTGGCTTGATTATGCAACAAATTgccaattcaattgaaattgacaGCCAACGAAGGCGCAAGTGATTTCGCCGCGATGATTCAGTCGAATTAGCCGCGATGATGGCCAATACGAGTATTTGTAAGTGCAAGtgattaatttgatttcgtttgaCACAGTTTACACGATGTAACAAACAATTACATACCAGTCATAAGTGGACAACGGACAGGTACTTGGAGTTTTAAGAGCCACATGCCGAGCGccccactcactcactcacaacAAATTTCTTAAACGTTTTAGCCCACTAATTCTATGTGGCCATCAGCGGGATATTAGTACCGATCCAAAACCAAACTGTTCCGTTCCATTCAGTTCCCAGAGCCACGCTTTATGGCCTGTTTTACAATGCTAAATGACCGGCGCTGGGCATAAAATTTACCCATTACACAGGGGGCCAATCAGTAAGCCGCGTAAATTAATCGCAGCCAAGAGGTATGATACCATACCAAACCATGCCATACCATATCATGGTATAGCTGACCATATAGAAGATCCTTCGCAGTGCCGCGCTTGTGAAGCGATCTCGTTTATGGGTCATAAACCATGGGATCGCGCCGGTTGCAGCCACTCGACATTCCCGGTATTGTTTGGGGGAtcgaatcggatcggatcggatcggggATCGTTTGGGATTTGGTCACCAGCGGCGAGGATATACGACAGTTAACTTATCTTGCATCCACTTAACGTCTTGCGGCCATAAATCAATCCAATGGCCGAATGCTCGTTGGCAGTCAGCCAGCAGGCGAATTAATCACTTTGAAAATTGTTACCCATTTGGAAACTTGTCGCATTTGCCTTCCAGTTCCAGTCTtcgattcagattcagattcacaGTCGGATTCAGCCGATCTCGAGCCGCGTTTCCAAGTATAAGTAGATATGGCAATGGAGTGTCGTGTGTGGGCAATCCTTCAACACCATGTGAAAATCATGGTAATTTATTATTGACAGTCGCAGTAGTAGGTACCAGTCGTATTTGTGATTAGTTGCCTTCTCCTATGCCTAAAAGAAATCTTGACAGGCATTGGGATTGGGACTTGGGACTTGGGAAATGGTCAAGTGGCATCAAGGGGCATCTCTTCTAATGTCATGGGATCCAAGTGAATGGCACatcaattttctttttgttcgaTGTGTCGAAAACGGTAAGCGGTTGAGTTGATTTAAGAGAACCTCATCTCTACAGCCTCGTGTCTAATCGCATATTAAATTAGTGCCTAAGGTTTTTTAACTTTCAGTCattaagtataaaaaaaaccattaaatttgatcatgaaatatatattgttttattgcactaatttgtaatttattgcTGGCCATTATTGGCCATGATAACTACTCGATACTGAactatattaatatttaacaaaaatttaatttgctcttTACCAATAGGCAACattaaaataagaataaatattgcaatctatatttatatatatttaaaaaaatttcagTAATACACTACataaatgtgtgtatgtataaaCTAGGATTAAATGCACTGTTAGTAATGATTATAGATATAGTTAATCAGTAGTGGATTATTCAACCTACTTTCGAAcacaacaaatatatttattctatTGCCAGCCGAAATGCAATAAGCCTTTatgctaaaaaataaaaactaattgtaTACTCTCatgaaatacatttatttgataattCAGCGTAGCGTAGCTGTGAGCAAATATGTTGTATAAATTTGCAACTAACAATTTTCGGTACGCCTTTAATTcgcaaatatttaagccaaacaaacacaatgTTCGTGCGTCTTGGGCATAAACAATAGAAATGGCTTAGCCTAAGCCGCTTTCTCTTATCTAAAGTCGGCTTAAATACTTGATGCTGGTCAAGCAATTAGTTGCATTCAACGTTATTGAGCCGGAAATCGTGTAcgatattttattaaattttcacaaattttcatattaatcGCAAGTATTCACACTCAATTATAAAATACCAAGAACACAAATTTGCCCCGGCATAATGAAGGGAAAATTCCAGCGAAGATGCCGACATTCTACTGGAATAGACAAGGCATTTTCATCGAGGAAAATGTTTAGGAATGGGCACATTTTCGGTGGTGGCTGTGCGTTTCAAGATGCTACAAGAATGCAAAGTGTCATTTAAGTGAAACAAGACGAGAACAAATACACATCAGCCAGCATCCAAGCCACCGTCTTCCGATGGCAAACAAGGACCAACCCCAAGCTCCAAGCTCCAAGGACTAAGGAGCAACCCTTTCCCCTGGCTGCTGCATCCTTGCCAGCCACGCAGCTTACTTACGCAGCTTCTATAAATTATAGCTGCCGCTTGTCATGTACGGAAATCCTTGTGTCAGTGCAGTGCCGAGATGGCAGGACTATCTGCATCCTGAGTCCTGGCTCCGGCCTCCGCCACTTTCTGATTTTGACAgagcctggctggctggttggctgggcGATGCGATGCGTTTGTTTTCAACAGGATTAGAAATTCGTTGCAACGCACAAAGGCCTCAGGAACAATTCAAGCAGACACATCTCGCAACTATAACAATTAATATCCTGAAATTGCATCGTGACATGAGTGTGTAGTCTGTCTATtccggctgctcctgctgctgccaaagGAGCAGCGCACACGagggcgtatacttgatggCGTATGCTAATTTCCCTAATGCCATCCTTCGAGATTCCGCATCCTTGCGATTTGTGTGCGTGAGTTATGGACTTAACTCAATGAGCAGCGCCTGCTTTATGGCCACAGATCTTGGGCGGAGTGTTTGGCTTAAAGGAAGTTAACTTGAGGAAATcccaattaaatcatttaattaagtaaatttcATAAACTGCTATCTTGATTACTGTTGGAAGGTATCCAACATTAGCTACATATGTATTCAAAATATTGTGTTAATTAGTTAGGTTTCTTAAGACATGAATATAAAATGAGATCATTATAAAGTTAAGGTAAACGAAAGATCAAAGTGATGTAATAGAAATCATCATAAGTAGATTCTTTTAAACAAGCATATGAACTATTGTAAAATTTGGAACAATACTGGAAGCTGGAATCACTGGAAGCTTTTCTCGCAGACAATGTATGCGATTTGTCAATGGATTTCCTGAATAATTGATTACAGCCAACCAAAAGACATTTCATCATCATCTATTACGATCCGCACGCCTCGGCTTAGAGTCATATTTAATGGACATGTATGGTGGGCCATCAATCATGAGCATACCTCGGGTGGATCTGTTGGGTCTCTGGTGTCCCAGAAATTTGAAGAAACGCGGAATTAAACTGCGCAAGAAGAAAtccaaaaagtgaaaaaaatatccCAAACTAAAAGCGCTCACAATATGTGGGaccaatccaatccaagcCGCACCAATGGACAGACAGACACCTTTGTCAAGGCAGCTGATTACTCTTGACATCATGTGCGGCACACTCGCgtatacaaatgtatatttagACAACTGCCATTGATAAGACAAGCTAAAATAATTATGACCATTAGGCCACATTAGGCTCCGGGTGTTGGGATGCCTCCGCGATCGCTGGCACCTTGTGGGCTAAATACTTGAGATCGGAGTTTGTAGTTAGCTGGAGGTGTTTGAGAGCAACACAAATTTAATGGGCTGTTTTCTTATATCACATTATACTGGGACTTTTCATGCCTtcaaggaaaaaaataaaaggtcttaaagtttatatattatattaataaataagtaatactGTGTACTTAATATTGAATGATCGCTATTTACTCGAGGTTattattaacaaaacaaaCGTATAGGGTTATTTTCCAATACGattctatttaatttcttatatatataaccaGATCATaagataatttattttttatgcctATTTAAAGGTATTTGTTGAAGTTGTTTATATATTGGTTATTATATCAAATGGCTATCCATTTGCTAGGTTAGTATTAGTTTTCCTTTGCTTTCCGCCAACATAGGAAAATCAGtttgaatgcaaacaaactGGGCAGAGTAACATGGCATCGAGTTAATTATGCGGGACAGGAAAacgaatattttattaatgaaaCAGAATTTTTCACATCTTAATGAGATGGCTTTTTGGTGCGTAGAACTTGGAAAATGTCGCCACATCGTCTGCCTTTTCCACGTGATCTTTTTCCCGGGAATAACCTTTCGGGTAGGCACTTAATGGGTGTCTCTGATTCCTAGGGCAGGTATTTAAGATGCCCTATCGGGTTGCAGCATCAACTTGGCGGTCTAATTAACATGACAAAGAAATGTCACGTGTGGAAATTTATGGACAGCACTATGGATGCAAGGTTGCAGATGGCCACGATAGTATTTACGATGCCGTTTGATTGGTATACCAATCGATTTCCTTGCCGCCAATATTTCAACGATCTCGGATTCTCGAGTCGGGAACCAGGCAACTGGAACCCAAACCCTAAAAAACCTAGAGGAACCTGGTTCCAGACACTCAGCCGATTCCCGCTGTCGTTAAAACAGCTAATTTTATTATGCGACTGACATTTACTATCTACAGGTTTGTCGCCGTTCTCTTCAAGAGATATCCACCTCGACCCGCAGCAGACATCGTGGATCCAAAAAAACAGAcgaaaaaacggaaaaaatgCCTTCACTTCGATTCTTTTCACTTATCTTGTTCCTGAGTGTGTTATGTTCATCCATGATTTGTATTATACACGCtgtttgaaataaatttaaattgtgttACCGATTTTTAAAGCTGCGTCCAGATTATGCGTTTTGTTAGACGATTTCTCTTATCTTAATGCGACCGATGTTGGAGACAGAATGTCTGGTTGAGttcgattccgatttcgatgccgatgccgattcCGAATTCGATTCTCCACACACGTATCCATGGGCCATtgtttaatggaattttcttGTAATGCGTTCtgaaattggtttttaaagTGCGGGTCCgaacatttaatttgtttgttaataGTTTTCGAAATGCGTGTGCAGGCGGCTGCACCCTTTTCGCCATGAAAATAAAGTACCCGGCTCGGAACACCAATATTCGGTTATCTATAtagcatctgcatctgcatctgcgaATGCCATTGCAaatgcatctgtatctgcggaTATCTGCCCATAATATAGCCTGTTGTTGCTTAAATCGGGCGTAAGCGAATCAattctcattttaatt
It contains:
- the LOC6737848 gene encoding homeobox protein araucan isoform X1, with translation MAAYTQFGYGGFPSASQLLPPSVQTTEDASANVNVNVNEALVMTNAPAMSPTGGQDCQGSQPPGGAGGDASSGALSPNALSQNSNAATVVGAGGGSSAGGGGPADLATGGSLDGNGVGTTPTAGGAGGGGSCCENGRPIMTDPVSGQTVCSCQYDSARLALSSYSRLPAASVGVYGTPYPSTDQNPYQSIGVDSSAFYSPLSNPYGLKDTGAGPEMGAWTSAGLQPTTGYYSYDPMSAYGGLLVSNSSYGASYDLAARRKNATRESTATLKAWLNEHKKNPYPTKGEKIMLAIITKMTLTQVSTWFANARRRLKKENKMTWEPKNRTDDDDDALVSDDEKDKEDLEPSKGSQGSGSLAKDETKEEDDAIDEDQKCLGQANILRAGFGYPSAGSGSGGYPGGGGSSSGHPGGYHPYHHQHPAYYQAGQQGGMLPFHGENSKLQTDLGDPKNQLGRDCGVPIPATKPKIWSLADTVGCKTPPPAYMGHQSMPLQQQQQQQQQQQAQHQYPPSEAGRDQQLFNGAAAPYLRPHTTAYGGFLGATTQQLHTTSNSIPYSNMPPQQQPQQQQQLQQGATIHTTGSSSGAIPLQFHNRHPQQQQLQLQQQLQQQSQSTASQRAMGFLEAQPDTPPQTPPNMKVLSGALSLLPTASQVPMTATCRSSNAFGFPASGYPMNFSARLGEYSPRDDYSSGNSSSSSSSSPQLQRNEAMFKPLFKKFTN
- the LOC6737848 gene encoding homeobox protein araucan isoform X2 — protein: MAAYTQFGYGGFPSASQLLPPSVQTTEDASANVNVNVNEALVMTNAPAMSPTGGQDCQGSQPPGGAGGDASSGALSPNALSQNSNAATVVGAGGGSSAGGGGPADLATGGSLDGNGVGTTPTAGGAGGGGSCCENGRPIMTDPVSGQTVCSCQYDSARLALSSYSRLPAASVGVYGTPYPSTDQNPYQSIGVDSSAFYSPLSNPYGLKDTGAGPEMGAWTSAGLQPTTGYYSYDPMSAYGYGASYDLAARRKNATRESTATLKAWLNEHKKNPYPTKGEKIMLAIITKMTLTQVSTWFANARRRLKKENKMTWEPKNRTDDDDDALVSDDEKDKEDLEPSKGSQGSGSLAKDETKEEDDAIDEDQKCLGQANILRAGFGYPSAGSGSGGYPGGGGSSSGHPGGYHPYHHQHPAYYQAGQQGGMLPFHGENSKLQTDLGDPKNQLGRDCGVPIPATKPKIWSLADTVGCKTPPPAYMGHQSMPLQQQQQQQQQQQAQHQYPPSEAGRDQQLFNGAAAPYLRPHTTAYGGFLGATTQQLHTTSNSIPYSNMPPQQQPQQQQQLQQGATIHTTGSSSGAIPLQFHNRHPQQQQLQLQQQLQQQSQSTASQRAMGFLEAQPDTPPQTPPNMKVLSGALSLLPTASQVPMTATCRSSNAFGFPASGYPMNFSARLGEYSPRDDYSSGNSSSSSSSSPQLQRNEAMFKPLFKKFTN